The Raphanus sativus cultivar WK10039 chromosome 6, ASM80110v3, whole genome shotgun sequence sequence ACATGGTTAAGTTCttagatcaattttttttttgttcagtttcGATTGAATCATTTACATATAATCTGGATTGAACACCTCTAGGTTTTCTTCATCCATTATTTGTATACTTGTCACATGTTTTCAATCTCAAcacacattttatttttaactttgatTTGTAAATGATTAGGAATTCATATGAGGATAATCCTTCGTACACTGAAGATAAGGAGGTCCGCGGAAAGAGAAACTAATAAAAGAGAGCTCTGGCAGAAACCATAATCATTACTATtcgtattttttttctttctaccGGGTTCCTTAGTTCGTGCGTGTGTGACTTGTGTCTGTGTAACATGTTCTGCTATATGCATGACGACCCGATATAAGTTTTGAATAAATGAAAGTTTTTCATTGGCTCGCCCTAGACCTTGTGTTGTTTGTACAAACATGTTCCCACTTACTACTAACATGTATTAAGCTTGAGTTGGATTTGAAATCTTTATACTACGTTGGTGTTGTTATATTTGGCTTGATAGTTTATCATATATTTACGTTGAAACAATGAGCTCATATCATATCATCAGCTTCTAAAGTAGGATGCGAGGTATACTCAATTCTAGGCGCCACATGATTAAACAAGCATAGGCTAGTCATACCgatcaaaatacataaaatccGAAGCTAAGCAAGTGtgatatacaaattaaaatactGAAAACAGAGAGCCGACTCAAGAGATAAGAAACAGAGCAATGGAGAAAAGTAGAACAAGCCGAGTGTTACCATCTAAAGCCTGCGACTTCGTTGCATAGTTGACAACTTTGTTTTCTGCAAAATCACccacaaaagaaagaaaagagagacaGAAAAGCCATCAATCAAATCTCCATTCgataaaataagaaagaaaaagggaCAGGACAATAACTGCATTCTTTAGGATGGCAGAGACATCTGAGAGCGACTCCACAGTTACCGTCTGGTCTCTCGCAGGCGATGCACAAATCCGGCAAGTGACCCTCCACTTCCAAAGAAACCCTTGCTCCCGGTTTCTTCACTTTCTCTCTTCCCGAGGAGTGAGAGaggattagggttttggttGTGTAATCTATGGAAGAGACGTGGAAGAGACCGGCTGAGGTTTCGAAGTAGAGTCTTCCAGATCTGCAGGTGATGAGATTTTGGGGGAGGATTGATTGGTTTGAGATTGGGGAGAGGTAAAGGTTTGTGGTGTTGATTTTGCTGCAGTGGTGGcgggtttcttgttcttgttgttgtgtGGAAGGAGAGAGTGTTAAGAAGAAAATGAGAGAGTGGAGGAGAAGAAGTTGATGGATTTTACTTAGAGTTTCCACCATTTTTTCTCTTGTTTGTGTCCTGCTTTGTTTCACAGTTTCACTTCACAATGTTTGGTACTACTTACTATTATTAGATTATAATTAGacatagtttttttaaaaaaaaagcttattAATTAGATTAGTTGTTTTCCTTTTACTTTGTGCTCACACTTTATCACTTTGACGGGTAAATCATGttagaataaaagaaaagtttttgTCATCAAATATTTGGATAATTCAGTTAGttagagtttttgaaaaaaaaatatttagaaattatatttcataatataaataaatataattaatatcttCAAATATTCGGATATCCGTTCGATTTTGGTTCAATTCTAGTTCaatttttagtttggtttggtttggatttcgGATAATATGGCCAGAACTATATTAGACAtacttttctttaaaaaagTCCTTATTAATTAGAttagttgttttctttttacttttttttgtcaacgtttTCCTTTTACTTTGTGCTCACACTTTATCGCTTTGACTGGTAAATCAtgttagaataaaaataaagttattgtCATCAAATAAAATAGGGAGAATTGCCAAGTGTGACTCAAAatttggagtcaaacccaaaagaataccccaacttggtcaaaggcaaaagtaacctaaaaggctattgaaattacaactatctccttgtgaacaaacaaaaaaacggaattttttttacgtttctacccctcgcaagtcgtctgtttagacgacttgaaaataagtcgtccagacgacttaacttaaagtcgtctggacagttattcttaaacataatttaaaatttttgtaaaaaatattttgataagtgaaaaattagaattatgtaattaacatatgtcttaagagatataaattaatatataacaaatttcaattgttttcagcccagatgagtgaaagtagtgagtcatgatattctttagtttatgtttcatcaacatatgttgtagtattgtatgtgttcttagggttagattttggaaagcattaaaaccgtttttgaaaatttttaaaattacctaagcgtgttcatttctgtgtatagtaaacactattgaagaataatttgattttataatgtggttagtaagttaatttagtcattttagtttaggggttcattttagggtctgggacgacttaatatttagttttctgtgcacagacgactaaatattaggtcgtctggtgtacattatcagccagaataagtcgtctaaaccggaccaaaccttaaagtttaccaatgtacttttaaagctaaccggattatttaccaaatatataaggtgatttttttttttttcattttccgcgaaattcagaaaccctaacagttctctctcaccggcgatatcaaaggcgattcgaattcccactatttccgaacaaaccatcgttctcaacgtcggctatctatctcacttcattctcaccgttgtcgccgcagcttcttctaaccctagcgccgccgattcctctaaaccctagcgcccccgcttccactgtttccgaacaaaccgtcgccctcgccaccgtgctcaccaacgttctcaccgccgcttcctctaaacactagctagcaccgccgcttcttctaaaccctagcgccgccgcttcttctctgtaaaccgtagcgccgtttctctgtaaaccctaacgccggtaagtcatcaatctcgaggaaaagatgaacataaaacgttgtctctatcaatttactcattctcaccgtttcacgtttattttttcagatctataaccacaatgacgagtactccaactccttctgcgactaatcaggtccgcttgaaatttttctactggaagacttgtaagtaagtcgtctggaaagtcttccaactggacgacttagtagacgacttaaatataagtcgtccatttggaagacttttcagacgacttaaatataagtcgtcaactaagtcgtccagttggacgactttccagacgacttatattaaagtcgtctactaagtcgtctggagtaacaattaaggcgtgattgatttagcttgtgttctgacttctattgttgtctttgattattttgcagacaaaaaggatggatattccagaactcccccgtaggttatacacattaggggaagagccagaaccccagcatagcatttcgtatcattcGGATAACAACAGGTTGCATGCTGCTCTTAAGGGAGCTCTCACTGAGaaagaatttgaagagctcaaggagtcgagattgggagttttcatcaagttcaaggagcagggatttggttgggcttcaaggttGGTTCACCACATGctctgtttaaagctggacattaagaagaagtacgagatgtggtgtctcgttggtccagaacctttgaggttttcactgttagagtttgaaatgatcactggtctaaactgcgagtacatcgaggaccttgacaCACCAAAATGTGATGTTACCccagagatggtttctttctgggggaaGATGGGAGTTTatctggaagctgggccaactactgatcagataatagatgcactgaagagatgcggggaatGGTCcacggaagatcgcaagcggctcgcgtacctttccatcttcactggattcattgaagggagaaagttttcaaccgctacacgagctactctggcaaggctagtgatgaatttagaacggtttgagaattatccatgggggagagtctcgtttaaggtgctgatggactctttgtggaacaaatagattactggctgttacaccgtggatgggtttatacaagttcttcaggtctgggcgtacacagctcTGCCGGgaatgggtgctagtattggtagtcCCAGATTAAACAGTTCGCTTCCACCgcctccaccgattctggcttacgatggcagcagaggccgcagattcatgaaagctgctatcttgagtcaggtacctttccatcttcacttaattaagtcgtttggaaggtcttccagctggacgacttagtagacgacttattataagtcgtctggaaggtcttccagctggacgacttagtagacgacttataataagtcgtctggaatgtcttccagttggacgacttagtagacgacttattataagtcgtctggaaggtcgtccagctggacgacttagcagacgacttataataagtcgtctggaaggtcgtccagctggacgacttagtagatgacttataattaagtcgtctatttagtattttgtttcaaatatctaactcgattcttcttctatttactgcagacccgcgtgatcaactttgttgagaaggacattagtgaaatgtggccaaaatgggactctgagattgaggacgtgcccgcggagaacatcattaaagtcatgtatgatcagagaccgtggaagtggaccatggattgctgggaagtcactggtacaaaaactaagtttgtgactccatcgaaaagagccaaagagatggttgtggtggaggtggaggaggaggaggatgacaatcagagacctcggaagaaagctcgtaaagaggctcctaaagaggctcgtaaagaggctcctaaagaggctagagaagaggctagagaagacgCTAgcgaagaggctagagaagaggctagagaagaggctagttgggtgaccagagaggagttggaaaatatgttcaaggacttaagaagtggcttaggtgacatgatgaaagatgggtttaagaagtgcatcagggagattaagAAGttgtccgatagattggaagctgtggagaagaaggttggtgtcaccaatcaggctacccctacccctcaagccaaagaaaccggggttagtaacaaacagcctacccctcaagccaaagaaaccggggttagtaacaaacagcctactcctcaagccaaagaaaccggggttagtaacaaacagcctaccctactcctcaaacccagcctactcctcaaaaggatcagcctacacttcaaaccaatcatcctactcctcaaaccagacagcgtactcctcaaaaggcaaagcctactcctcaagccaaagaaaccggggttagtaacaaacagcctacccctcaagccaaagaaaccggggttagtaacaaacagcctacccctacTCCTCAAACCCAGCCTACTCCTtaaaaggatcagcctacacttcaaaccaatcatcctactcctcaaaccagacagcgtactcctcaaaaggcaaaacatactcctcaaaaggcaaagcctactcctcaaaagaaacaaccttctc is a genomic window containing:
- the LOC108809234 gene encoding uncharacterized protein LOC108809234 — its product is MVETLSKIHQLLLLHSLIFFLTLSPSTQQQEQETRHHCSKINTTNLYLSPISNQSILPQNLITCRSGRLYFETSAGLFHVSSIDYTTKTLILSHSSGREKVKKPGARVSLEVEGHLPDLCIACERPDGNCGVALRCLCHPKECKNKVVNYATKSQALDGNTRLVLLFSIALFLIS